AACATGAGCGCGCCGATGCCGAACATGACCGCGGTGCGCGTGGCGGAAGCCGGAGCGCTCGCCTCGCCATGTTTGGGCGCCTTGGCCGGCATTGCGGCCGGCTTGGCTGCGGGCGGCGCGGCCTCGCCCGCCTCGCCCTGGGCATGGGCGCGGCCGGCCTCGCGCTGCTGGGGCTCGGGCTCGTCGCCCCGCCGGCGTTCCTCGCCCACCTGACCGTGTTCGTGCTGGCGTGCTTTGTCGGCTACATGGTCGTCTGGAACGTCACGCCGGCGCTGCACACGCCGCTGATGAGCGTGACCAACGCCATCAGCGGCATCATCGTCGTGGGCGCGATCCTCCAGGTGACCTCGCCCAGCGCGCTCATCGCGGGGCTCGCGCTCGTCGCGGGGCTCATCGCCACCATCAACGTCGCGGGCGGGTTCCTCGTGACCCAGCGCATGCTCGCGATGTTCCGGAAGGAACGCTAGCGATGACGCCCGCAATGGCCCAGGGGGTGGTGACGGCCGGCTACATCGCGGCCGCGGTCCTGTTCATCCTCAGCCTCGGGGGGCTCTCGAGCCCCGAGACCTCGCGGCGCGGCAACGCCTACGGCATGGTCGGCATGACGATCGCCGTCGGCGTGACGATCCTCAACCTCGCGTACCGGGAGCTGCTCGTCGGCGGGGGCAGCGCCGCGCCGTTCGGCCTGCTCGCGGGGGCGGTGGCCATCGCCTCGGTCGTCGGCGCGGTGCTGGCGGCGCGCGTGCGGATGACGCAGATGCCGGAGCTGGTGGCGATCCTCCACAGCTTCGTCGGGCTCGCGGCGGTGCTCGTGGGCTACGCGAACTACCTCGACCCCGGCGCGCACCTGACCGGCGCCGAGCGGACGATCCACCTGGTCGAGACGTACCTCGGCGTCCTCATCGGCGCCGTGACCTTCTCGGGGTCGGTCATCGCCTTCGGCAAGCTCAGCGGCCGGATCGGCGGCAGGCCGCTGCTGCTGCCGGCGCGCCACTGGCTGAACCTCGGGCTGCTGGTCGCCGCGGCCGTCCTCGGCTGGCGCTTCACGGCGGCGCCGGACGTGGCGGCCGGCCTGACGCCGCTGGCGGCGATGACGGTGCTGGCCCTGCTCTTCGGGCTGCACATGGTCTTCGCCATCGGCGGGGCCGACATGCCGGTGGTCGTCTCGATGCTCAACAGCTACTCCGGCTGGGCCGCGGCGGCCACCGGCTTCATGCTCTCGAACGACCTGCTCATCGTGACCGGCGCGCTCGTCGGCTCCTCGGGCGCGATCCTCAGCGCCATCATGTGCCGCGCGATGAACCGCAAGTTCCTCGCCGTCATCGCCGGCGGCTTCGGGACCGAGGGCGGCGCCGCGGCGGCCGCCAAGGCCGTGACCGGCGGCGAGGTCTCGCCGATCACGGCGGCGGAGACGGCCGCGCTGCTGCGCGAGAGCAGGCGGGTGGTCATCGTCCCGGGCTACGGCATGGCCGTCGCCCAGGCCCAGCACGTGGTCAACGAGATCACGCGCCTGCTGCGCGACAGCAGCATCGACGTGCGGTTCGCGATCCACCCGGTCGCGGGGCGCATGCCCGGGCACATGAACGTGCTGCTCGCGGAGGCGAAGGTCCCCTACGACATCGTCTTCGAGATGGACGAGATCAACGGGGAGTTCCCCGAGACCGACGTGGCGATGGTGATCGGCGCAAACGACATCGTCAACCCGTCGGCGCAGGAAGACCCGTCCAGCCCGATCGCGGGGATGCCGGTGCTCGAGGTCTGGAAGGCGAGGACGTCGATCGTCATGAAGCGCTCCATGGCCTCGGGCTACGCGGGCGTCGACAATCCGCTCTTCTACAAGGCGAACAACCGGATGCTGTTCGGCGACGCCAAGAAGATGCTCGAGGAAGTTCTCGCGGGGCTCAAGACCGGGTAGCCCGCTCCCGCTCCCCGCGCTCCGCGTCAGCGACCGAGCGCAACGTCGGCATAGGTCAGGGTGCCCGCCAGCGCCTTGTCCTTGAGCCTGCCGAGCGGCGTCCTGGCCGCGATCAGCGCGCTGTAGACGCCCGCGTTCCGCACCTCGCCGAGGAAGATCGCGCCGGAGAGCACGTCGCCGTCGAGGACCAGCTTGCGGTAGACCGGGCCGCGGCGCACGCGGTGCGCCCGCTCCCCTTCCGCGAGGACCTCGCCCACGGACACCATCGGCACCCCCTCGATCTCCGCGGCGTTGAAGACCTCCGGTCCGCCGGCCCACGCCGCCGTCCCGCCGGCCATGTTCGTCCCGGCGACGCGACCCATCTGGACGGCGTTCGTCCAGAGGGCGCTGACGACGCTGCGCCCGCTGACCGGATCGCGGATCTGCGCGACGTCGCCCGCGGCGTAGACCCCGGGAAGCGAGGTCTGTCCGCGCTCGTCGACGACGACGGCCTTCTCCACCGCCACGCCGCTGCCCGCAAGCCAGGCGACGCTCGGCCTCACGCCAACGGCGATGCACACGAAATCGCTCGCGAGCGCCCGCCCCGACGCCAGCCGGACGCCCCGCCCCCGGGGCAGGATCTCGGCGATGGTGTCCCGCAGGGCAAGCGCGATGCCCCGCGCCTCCAGGGCCGCCGCGACCAACGCCGCGCCCGCGGCGTCGAGACGCGGCAGCAGGATCTGCCCCTCCCGTTCGACGACCGTCACCGCCACGCCGCGCTGCGCCAGCGCCTCCGCCGTCTTGATCCCGACGAACCCGCCGCCGAGCACCACCGCCGCCGCCCCCGGCCGCGCGGCCTCGCGCAGCGCCAGGGCGTCAGCGAGCGTCCGCAGATAGTGGACGTTGGGCTCGCCCACCCCGGCGATCTCGGGCACGCACGGCGAACTCCCCGTCGCGATCAGCAGCCGCTCGTAGGGGATCCGCTCGCCGCCCTCGACGCCGAGCACCCGCGCCGCCGCGTCCAGAGACGTCGCCCGCCCCGTGACGACCCGCACGCCGGCGAGCGCGTCGGCTTCCGGGCGCAGATCTTCGGGCCGCCGTTCGCCCCGCACGACCAGCGGCGTCATCGGCCGGAAGTAGCAGCAGGGGTCCTCGGCGCTGACCAGCGTGATCCTGGCCGCCGCGTCCACGCGCCGGATCGCGCGGATGGCCGCCAGGGCGGCGATGCCCCCGCCGGCGATCGCGTGGCTCATGACGCGCTCCGCGCGCCGCTCTCGCGCAGCACGACGGTGCGGCGCACCTCCGCCGGCAGCTCGTCGACCTCCCGCAGCTGCAGCGCCCGCGTCGGACAGGCGGCGACGCAGGCCGGGACGTCGAGCTTGTGGCAGCGGTCGCACTTGACGGCGATGCGGGCAACCGCGTCGCGGGTGACCACGCCGAACGGACAGACCATGATGCAGCTCCAGCAGCCGATGCAGCGCTCCTTGTGGCGGCGCACGTAGCCCTTGGCGTCCACGTAGAGGCAGCCGGCGATGCAGCTCGCCACGCACGGCGCCTCCTCGCAGTGCCGGCAGAGCACCGGCATCCGGCGTCCTTCCGCCTCCTCGACGAAGAGCCGCCTGGCCGGCGCCGGCCGCTCGGCGATCGCCCCGAAGAGGGTCTTGCTTTTCGAGTGCTGGACGGCGCAGGCGATCTCGCAGCTCTTGCAGCCGGTGCACCGCTCCTGGATGAGGTAGATCCGGTTCATCGCGCGCCCTCCCGCCCCTAGGCCGAGAGGCCGAGGCCCACGCGGCGCTCGCTGATCGCCGCCAGCAGCGCGGCGGCCGCCTTGTGCGGGTCCGGCTCGACGATGAACCAGCCGCCGAGCAGGTCCTTGACGGCGCCCGTGAGGACGCCGGTGACCGTGGCGCTCCCGACCACCGGCGGCACGAGGCCGAGGTGGGTCGGCAGCCCGGCGGCCACGGCCCACGTGCCGATGGAGACGGCCTTCTCGGAGACGGGCTCGGGCGCCGAGGCGACCACCGGCAGCTTGTCGAGGTCCACGCCGAGCTTGTTGGCCACGGCGACCGCGACGTCGGCGGCGCGGGAGTTGTCGACGCACGATCCCATGTGCAGCACCAGCGGCAGCGGGCCGCCCAGGCCGGCGGCCGTGCCCACCGCCGTGAGCACCGCCTTGAGCCCCGGCCCCGCGTAGCGCTCGGTGGCCGCCGGCGACATGAAGCCCTCGCGCGCGAACGCGCCGGAGGCGCAGCCGGTGGCCAGGATCAGCACGTTCTTCGCCGCCAGCTCCTTGACCATCTCGAGGTAGTTCTCGTCCTGGGTGATCTTCGCGGTGTTGCAGCCGGCGAAGAGGCAGACCCCGTAGATGGTGCCGGCGACGATGTTGTCGATCAGCGGCTTGAGCGGGTCCCGGGCGTCGACCTTGGCCAGCGCGCCGAGGATCGCCTCCGCCGAGAAGCCGGCGATCGCAGGGTGCTCGACGGCGGGGATCGCGATCTTCCTCGGGTCGCGTCTGCCAAAGGCGGCGATCGCCTCCTCGATGACGCGGCGCGCCGAGGCGCGGGCACTCTTCTCCTCGAACGGGACGTGCAGGGCCCCGGGCATCTTGGCGATCGGCATGGTCGTCATCACCCGCGTGTGGTAGCACTCCGCGGCGGCGGCCAGCGCCGGCATCACGCACTGGTAGTCGACGACCATGCCGTCGAGCGCGCCGGTCACGATCGCGGTCTCCTGCGAGACCGAGCTGGTGGCCATCGGGATGCCGTGGCGCACCATGATCTCGTTACCCGTGCAGCAGATGCCGACGATGTTGATCCCTGCCGAGGCCCCGGCGGCCCGGGCCTTGGCGACGAGGTCCGCGTCCCCGGCCGCCAGCACCACCATGTCGCTCAGAAGCGGGCTGTGGCCGTGCAGCGCGACGTTCACCGCGTCGCGGTTGAGCACGCCGAGGCTGGCGCGGGTGGCCACGGGCTGCGGCGTGCCGAAGAGGATGTCGGCCAGGTCCGCGGCCTGGTGGCAGGCCGCGAAGTCGGCCAGCGCGCAGCGCACGCCGCCGAGCAGCAGATTCACCGGGTCGGCATCCACGCCGTAGGTGGTCCGATGCATCATCTCGGAGACGGCGCTGTCGATCCCGGTCGGCACGACGCCGAGCTTCGCGAACGCCGCGACGCGGCCGGCCGTGACCGTCGTCGCGGCCCAGGCGAGCGGCGTCTCCTTCTCGGAGAACTCGGCGAGCGCGACGTCGGCGACCTTGCCCGCGAGCTCCGCGACCGGCGCGTCCCCCGCGCCGGCGATCCCCAGCCGCGCCGCCACCTGCCGCAGCTTGGCCTCGTCGCGGACCGCGTAGTCCGGCGCCTCGCCGCGGGCGACCAGCCTCAGCGTGTGCGCAAGGTGCTTGGCGTGGCCGCCGTGCGAGGCCGTCCCCGCGGCGATCGCGCGGCAGAGTCCGCGCGCGACCATCGTGTCGGCGGTCGCCCCGCAGACGCCCTCGCGCGGGCCGTTGCCGAAGGGATCGATGCGGCAGGGGCCCTGCAGGCAGTGGCGGCAGCAGAGGCCGGTCTCGCCGAAGCCGCACTGCGGCAACTGCTTCTGGTAGCGGTCCCAGGTCAACGAGAGCCCTTCCTCAGCCGCCTTGGCGATCATCTGCTGGGTGGCACGGTCCCGAGATTTCTCCATGGGTTCCTCCTCAACCGCTGAAGACCGCGTCGGCCGAAAGCCGGCCGCGCCGGAAATGGGCCGGCGTCAGGTGGGGCGACGGCGCCGGCTCGGGATACTGCCCGCCAATCTCGACACGCATCGGTTGTCTCGCAACCCTCGCGCTTGACAGTGCCGTGCGCGAATTGTCGAAAACCCGAGGGCGTTTGTCAACGACAGGCCCACCGCGACGGACGAATGCAGGCCGGGCCCCGTGTGCGGCCGCGGCCCGCCTCCGGGACGTCGGGGCCTTGCGAGCGACGAGGCTCTCCCCGGCGCCGGCCGGATGCGTTACCTTGTGTCCATGAGCGAGACGGGGGTGATCGAGGCGGCGGGGCTGACCAAGCGCTACGGTGACCTCGCGGCCGTCGACGGGATCGACCTGCGCGTCGAGCGCGGCGAGTGCTTCGGCATCCTCGGCCCCAACGGCGCCGGCAAGACGACGACGATCCGCATGGCCTACGGCTTCACCCCCCTCACCGCCGGCGAGCTGCGCGTCTTCGGTCTCGACGTCCGGCGCGACCTGCCGGCGATCAAGGCGCGGCTCGGCGTCTGCCAGCAGGGCAACACCCTCGACCCGGACCTGACGATCGCGGAGAACCTGCTCGTCTACTCGCGCTACTACGGCATCCCGCGCGAGGCGGCCAGGCGGCGGGCCGACGAACTGCTGAAGTTCATCGCGCTCGAGGCGCGGCGGGAAGCGCACGTGGCCGCGCTCTCGGGCGGGCTGGTGCGGCGGCTGATGCTGGCGCGGGCGCTGATCAACGATCCCGAGCTGCTGATCCTCGACGAGCCGACGACCGGCCTCGACCCGCAGAGTCGCCACGCGCTCTGGGACCGGCTCTCCGAGCTGCGGCGGCGCGGGCTGACGATCCTCCTGACCACCCACTACCTCGAGGAAGCGGCGCGGCTGTGCACGCGCCTCGTCATCATGGACCGCGGGCGCATCCTCGTCGAGGGGGCGCCGCGCGAGCTGGTGCGCGAGCACGCCGGCGCGAGCGTCGTCGAGGTCACGGACCCCTCGCCGGGGCTGCGCGAGTTCGCGGCCGAGCGCGGCCTGCGCGTCGACGACCTCGGCCACCGGCTCATCGTCTACGCCGCCGATGGCGAGGAGCTCTATCGCGAGATCACCAAGCGTTTCTGCGACGGCGAGTGCCTGCTGCGCCCCGCGACCCTCGAGGACGTCTTCCTGAGATTGACGGGGAGGGACCTGCGGGAATGAGCAACGTCCGCCTGTCGAGAGCCCCGGCTGCCTGGGCACTGGCTGGGCGGAGGGGTGGCGCGGAGCGGGGGACCCCCGGCGGCGCGCAGCTCCGAGCGAGCACCGACGGGGGTGCGCAGCGACAGGACCCCGCAGCCCGCACGGAAACAGCATGCTGATCCCGCGCGTCACCTCCCGGTGCTGGCGCGTCTGGCAGCGCGACGCCACCGTCTGGCGCAAGACGTGGCTGATCGGCTTCCTCCCGCCGCTGCTCGAGCCGCTGCTCTACGTCGCCGCCTTCGGCCTTGGCCTCGCCGGCCTCATCGGCGCGCTCACCTGGCAGGGTGCGCGCGTCGGCTACCTGGAGTTCCTCGCGCCCGGCATCGTCGCCGCGGGCGTGATGAACGCGGCGTTCTTCGAGACCACGTACGCCTCCTTCGTGCGCATGCACTACCAGCGGACCTTCGACGGCATCCTCGCCACGCCCCTGTCCATGGAGGAGATCGTGACCGGCGAGGTCCTCTGGGGCGCGACGCGGGCGCTGATCACGACGGCGGCGATGTGCGCCGCGCTCGCCCCCTTCGGCCTGCTGCGCTGGCCCGACGCGCTGCTGCTGCTGCCCGTCGCGGCGCTCGGGGGCCTCGCGTTCGCCGCCTTCGGCATGGTCTTCACCGGCACGCTGCCGAACATCGAGGCCTTCAACCTGCCCGTCTTCCTCGTGGTGACGCCGATGTTCCTCTTCTCCGGGACCTTCTTCCCGCTCGAGCAGCTCCCGCTCTGGGCGCAGCGGCTCGCCTGGTGCCTGCCGCTGACCCACCTCGTGCACCTCGCGCGCTCGGTCGCCCTCGGGAGCCCCTCGCTGCCGCTGGCGGCAAGCGGCGCGTACCTCGGCGTCTTCGCCGCCGTCGGCTACGTCGCCGGTGTCCGCGCGATGGTGCGCCGGCTGATCGTGTGAGCGCCATGAGCGGAAAGATCGCGGCAGCCCTGCTCTGCCTGCTCTGCTCCCTGCCGGCGCATGCGGGCGCCGAGCAACCCGCGACGGTCTCGGCGCTGCCGCCGTCAGAGCTGTCCGCGCGGATCGCCGACGACGCCCGTCAGGTGCACCGGTTGCGCGAGCGCCTGCGCGCCACCGTCGGCTTCGCGCGCTCGCGACCCGACCTCTTCCCGCCGGCCGCGTCCGCCCTGCGGATGCCCGGGCGGCAGGCCCGCGAGGAGATCGTCGGCGCCTGGAAGTCGATGCTCGACGCCACGCTGGCCCTCGACTCGCTTGGCAGGTTCTACGAATCGTTCCACCGACTCGAAGGGAGCGCCCGGGCGCAGGCGTTCGCCGTCGAGCGGGCGGCCTTCCTCGCCCGCTACCGCTTCGCGCTGGAGTTCATCGGCCTGGCCGAGACGAATCCGGCCCTCGCCCCCATCCTCAACGACCCGGTGCCGGACCTGGGCCTCGCGGAGGACAGCTACGCCCGCTACAAGTTCATGTTCCTGAACGTCGCGGCCGCGGCCCGCTGCGGCGTGCTCGCCTCCGTGGCGAAGGCGCTGCCCGCCGACCCGTCCCCTGCCCCGCTCGACGACGGGATCGCGGAGGACGAGGCGCGGATCCTCGCGATCGGCGCGTGGGACGGCCAGCTCCTCACCGCTAAGAACGTCCTCGCCGTGGTCGCCGACGGCGGGTACGCCGCCTGGTTCCCGGTGCAGGCCGGCGTTTCCGAGTGGATGGGCGACACCAAGGTCAAGCGGCGGCACACCGACCTCGTGACGCACGAGCAGATCCGGAGCCTCCAACCGGCGCTGCGGCCCGGGGACATCCTGCTCGAGCGGCGCGAGTGGTACCTCTCGAACGTCGGCCTGCCCGGCTTCTGGCCGCACGCCGCGCTGTACGTGGGGACGCCCGCGGAGCGCCGCTCCTTCTTCGGCGGCCCGCAGGTGCAGGCCTGGGTCCGTGCCCGCGGCGGCGCCGACGGCGACCTCGAGAAGCTGCTCGAGCGGCGGCACCCCGCGGCCTACGCACTCGCCGTCCGTGCCCAGGAGGCGGGCCACGCCCCCCGCGTGCTCGAGGCGATGAGCGAGGGGGTCGTCTTCACGACCATCGAGCACTCCGCGTCCTGCGACTCGCTGGCGGTGCTGCGCCCGCGCCTGCAGCCGGTCGAGATCGCAGAGGCGCTGCTGCGGGCGTTCGGCTACAGCGGGCGGCCGTACGACTTCGACTTCGACTTCCTCACGGACGACGCCCTGGTCTGCACGGAGCTGGTCTATAAGGCCTACGAACCGAGCCCCGGCTACCGCGGCCTGCGCTTTGCGCTGGGCACCGTGCTGGGCCGGCCGGTCGTGCCGGCGAACGGGATCGCCCGGCAGTTCGACCAGGAGTACGGCACCGACGCGCAGCAGACCGACCTGCTGCTCTTCCTCGACGGGCAGGAGCGCGAGGGCCGCGCCGTGGAGGCCCCGCTCGAGGAGTTCCGGCGCAGCGTGCTGCGGCCGAAGTGGCACGTCGTGACGCAGGCGGCCGGGCCGCCGCGTTGACGTCACCGCCCTAGCACCGACCGGTGTCCTCGAGGACGATCGAGACGATCCCGGCCGCCGCCCCGGGCCGGCCGACTTCCCGCGCCCTGGCGCTCATCCGCGAGAGGCGCGCCGCGTCCCGAAGGAGCGTCTCGATCTTGTAGCCGAGCGCCGGGAGGTTGTTGCAGCGGATGGCGACGCCCTCCTCCAGGAAATGATCGGCGTTGCGTTCCTCCTGCCCGGGAATCGGGTTGACGATCACCAGCGCCAGGCCGCGCGCCAGCGCCTCGGCGCTGCTCAGGCCGCCCGCCTTGCCGACGAACAGGTCCGCGGCCGCCATCCACTCGGCCATCGCGCGCGTGAACCCGACCACTGTCAGCGGCGCGCCCGGCGGCGGCGCCTCGCGCAGGCGCGCCTCCAGCCGCGCGTTCTTCCCGCAGATGACGACCACCTGCGCCGCCAGGCCCACCGCGCAGACCTCGCGCACGATCGACTCGATCGGGCCGACGCCGAAGCCGCCGGCGACGACGAGGATCGTCGCCGCATCCGGGTCCAGGCCGAGCGCGACGCGCGCCTCCCGCCTCCGGCGGGGCCTGCCGAACTCCGGGTGGACGGGGATGCCCGTCACGTGCACCGACTCGCGCGGCACGCCCAGCCGCTCGAGGTAGACCCGCGTCTCCTCCCGCGCGACGAAGTACCAGTCGACCCCGCGGTAGAGCCACAGCGCGTGGGCGTCCAGGTCGGTGACCACGACACCCACGGGCATGTCCAGGTCACCCTTGCGCCGCAGGTGCAGCAGGATCTCCGCCGGCAGGAAATGCGTGCAGACCGCCAGCGCGGGCCGCTCCCTGCGGAGCATGGCCTTGAGCGGCCCCGTGTTCAGCCGGTCGAGCGCGAGGCGTCGCTTCTGGTACTTCCACGGCTTGTCGAGGGAGTTGTACGCGAAGCCGAGCAGGTCCGGCTGCTTGTTCACCAGCTCGAGGTAGAGGTCGGCGTAGAGCCGTTTGAAGAGCGGGTTGGTCAGGCGCAGGACCTCCTCGTGCCGGGCCGGGGCGCCGGCCTCCCCGAAGGCGGCGACGAGGGCCTCGGCGGCGCTGACGTGGCCGGCGCCGGCCGCGGCGGAAAGGACCAGGATCGGACCGGAACCCGACGATTCGCGCGCCATGCCGCCTCCCGTCGCGCTCACGGCCCCACGGCGGCGCGGATCTTCCCCACGTCGACCTGCCCGAGGTACGCGAGGATGTTCCGCCACACCGGATGGAAGCCGTAGCCCCCGTTGACCAGTTCGTCGATGGCCTTCTCCCGCGGCCAGCCCTGGACCACCATCCGGTACATCGCGATCATCGTCCCCGTGCGGTCCGCCCCGTGCTGGCAATGCACGAGGTAGGGGCCGCGCGCGGGATCCCTGAGCAGGCGCAGCACGCGCACGACGTCCTCGTCCTCGAGGTGCCAGGTCTTGACGCTGAGTTCCTCGTTCAGCAGCGCCGTACCCTCGACCTCCTTGGCATCCGAGTGGAATGCGCGCAGGTTGATGACCGTGCGGACGCCCAGCGCCTCGACGCTCTTCATCCCCGCGGCCGTCGGCTGCGCGCTGCGGTAGAGGGTGTCGGTGACCTTGAACAGGTTGGGGACGCCCTCGCGGGCGATCGGCTGCGCCCACTCGGCC
This genomic stretch from bacterium harbors:
- a CDS encoding ATP-binding cassette domain-containing protein encodes the protein MSETGVIEAAGLTKRYGDLAAVDGIDLRVERGECFGILGPNGAGKTTTIRMAYGFTPLTAGELRVFGLDVRRDLPAIKARLGVCQQGNTLDPDLTIAENLLVYSRYYGIPREAARRRADELLKFIALEARREAHVAALSGGLVRRLMLARALINDPELLILDEPTTGLDPQSRHALWDRLSELRRRGLTILLTTHYLEEAARLCTRLVIMDRGRILVEGAPRELVREHAGASVVEVTDPSPGLREFAAERGLRVDDLGHRLIVYAADGEELYREITKRFCDGECLLRPATLEDVFLRLTGRDLRE
- a CDS encoding FAD-dependent oxidoreductase, whose product is MSHAIAGGGIAALAAIRAIRRVDAAARITLVSAEDPCCYFRPMTPLVVRGERRPEDLRPEADALAGVRVVTGRATSLDAAARVLGVEGGERIPYERLLIATGSSPCVPEIAGVGEPNVHYLRTLADALALREAARPGAAAVVLGGGFVGIKTAEALAQRGVAVTVVEREGQILLPRLDAAGAALVAAALEARGIALALRDTIAEILPRGRGVRLASGRALASDFVCIAVGVRPSVAWLAGSGVAVEKAVVVDERGQTSLPGVYAAGDVAQIRDPVSGRSVVSALWTNAVQMGRVAGTNMAGGTAAWAGGPEVFNAAEIEGVPMVSVGEVLAEGERAHRVRRGPVYRKLVLDGDVLSGAIFLGEVRNAGVYSALIAARTPLGRLKDKALAGTLTYADVALGR
- a CDS encoding glycosyltransferase, whose amino-acid sequence is MARESSGSGPILVLSAAAGAGHVSAAEALVAAFGEAGAPARHEEVLRLTNPLFKRLYADLYLELVNKQPDLLGFAYNSLDKPWKYQKRRLALDRLNTGPLKAMLRRERPALAVCTHFLPAEILLHLRRKGDLDMPVGVVVTDLDAHALWLYRGVDWYFVAREETRVYLERLGVPRESVHVTGIPVHPEFGRPRRRREARVALGLDPDAATILVVAGGFGVGPIESIVREVCAVGLAAQVVVICGKNARLEARLREAPPPGAPLTVVGFTRAMAEWMAAADLFVGKAGGLSSAEALARGLALVIVNPIPGQEERNADHFLEEGVAIRCNNLPALGYKIETLLRDAARLSRMSARAREVGRPGAAAGIVSIVLEDTGRC
- the cooS gene encoding anaerobic carbon-monoxide dehydrogenase catalytic subunit is translated as MEKSRDRATQQMIAKAAEEGLSLTWDRYQKQLPQCGFGETGLCCRHCLQGPCRIDPFGNGPREGVCGATADTMVARGLCRAIAAGTASHGGHAKHLAHTLRLVARGEAPDYAVRDEAKLRQVAARLGIAGAGDAPVAELAGKVADVALAEFSEKETPLAWAATTVTAGRVAAFAKLGVVPTGIDSAVSEMMHRTTYGVDADPVNLLLGGVRCALADFAACHQAADLADILFGTPQPVATRASLGVLNRDAVNVALHGHSPLLSDMVVLAAGDADLVAKARAAGASAGINIVGICCTGNEIMVRHGIPMATSSVSQETAIVTGALDGMVVDYQCVMPALAAAAECYHTRVMTTMPIAKMPGALHVPFEEKSARASARRVIEEAIAAFGRRDPRKIAIPAVEHPAIAGFSAEAILGALAKVDARDPLKPLIDNIVAGTIYGVCLFAGCNTAKITQDENYLEMVKELAAKNVLILATGCASGAFAREGFMSPAATERYAGPGLKAVLTAVGTAAGLGGPLPLVLHMGSCVDNSRAADVAVAVANKLGVDLDKLPVVASAPEPVSEKAVSIGTWAVAAGLPTHLGLVPPVVGSATVTGVLTGAVKDLLGGWFIVEPDPHKAAAALLAAISERRVGLGLSA
- a CDS encoding NAD(P)(+) transhydrogenase (Re/Si-specific) subunit beta encodes the protein MAQGVVTAGYIAAAVLFILSLGGLSSPETSRRGNAYGMVGMTIAVGVTILNLAYRELLVGGGSAAPFGLLAGAVAIASVVGAVLAARVRMTQMPELVAILHSFVGLAAVLVGYANYLDPGAHLTGAERTIHLVETYLGVLIGAVTFSGSVIAFGKLSGRIGGRPLLLPARHWLNLGLLVAAAVLGWRFTAAPDVAAGLTPLAAMTVLALLFGLHMVFAIGGADMPVVVSMLNSYSGWAAAATGFMLSNDLLIVTGALVGSSGAILSAIMCRAMNRKFLAVIAGGFGTEGGAAAAAKAVTGGEVSPITAAETAALLRESRRVVIVPGYGMAVAQAQHVVNEITRLLRDSSIDVRFAIHPVAGRMPGHMNVLLAEAKVPYDIVFEMDEINGEFPETDVAMVIGANDIVNPSAQEDPSSPIAGMPVLEVWKARTSIVMKRSMASGYAGVDNPLFYKANNRMLFGDAKKMLEEVLAGLKTG
- a CDS encoding YiiX/YebB-like N1pC/P60 family cysteine hydrolase encodes the protein MSGKIAAALLCLLCSLPAHAGAEQPATVSALPPSELSARIADDARQVHRLRERLRATVGFARSRPDLFPPAASALRMPGRQAREEIVGAWKSMLDATLALDSLGRFYESFHRLEGSARAQAFAVERAAFLARYRFALEFIGLAETNPALAPILNDPVPDLGLAEDSYARYKFMFLNVAAAARCGVLASVAKALPADPSPAPLDDGIAEDEARILAIGAWDGQLLTAKNVLAVVADGGYAAWFPVQAGVSEWMGDTKVKRRHTDLVTHEQIRSLQPALRPGDILLERREWYLSNVGLPGFWPHAALYVGTPAERRSFFGGPQVQAWVRARGGADGDLEKLLERRHPAAYALAVRAQEAGHAPRVLEAMSEGVVFTTIEHSASCDSLAVLRPRLQPVEIAEALLRAFGYSGRPYDFDFDFLTDDALVCTELVYKAYEPSPGYRGLRFALGTVLGRPVVPANGIARQFDQEYGTDAQQTDLLLFLDGQEREGRAVEAPLEEFRRSVLRPKWHVVTQAAGPPR
- a CDS encoding ABC transporter permease, coding for MLIPRVTSRCWRVWQRDATVWRKTWLIGFLPPLLEPLLYVAAFGLGLAGLIGALTWQGARVGYLEFLAPGIVAAGVMNAAFFETTYASFVRMHYQRTFDGILATPLSMEEIVTGEVLWGATRALITTAAMCAALAPFGLLRWPDALLLLPVAALGGLAFAAFGMVFTGTLPNIEAFNLPVFLVVTPMFLFSGTFFPLEQLPLWAQRLAWCLPLTHLVHLARSVALGSPSLPLAASGAYLGVFAAVGYVAGVRAMVRRLIV
- a CDS encoding tyrosine-protein phosphatase, coding for MRVLRACLVVLAAAALMGAAAPRPAEWAQPIAREGVPNLFKVTDTLYRSAQPTAAGMKSVEALGVRTVINLRAFHSDAKEVEGTALLNEELSVKTWHLEDEDVVRVLRLLRDPARGPYLVHCQHGADRTGTMIAMYRMVVQGWPREKAIDELVNGGYGFHPVWRNILAYLGQVDVGKIRAAVGP
- a CDS encoding 4Fe-4S dicluster domain-containing protein — encoded protein: MNRIYLIQERCTGCKSCEIACAVQHSKSKTLFGAIAERPAPARRLFVEEAEGRRMPVLCRHCEEAPCVASCIAGCLYVDAKGYVRRHKERCIGCWSCIMVCPFGVVTRDAVARIAVKCDRCHKLDVPACVAACPTRALQLREVDELPAEVRRTVVLRESGARSAS